From a region of the Vaginimicrobium propionicum genome:
- a CDS encoding antitoxin MazE family protein has translation MTVQNRVREYRKRMRARGYRLVQVWVPDVRTDEFAAKAHQQSLLAAQLDSQSDDQDFIEAVSADWGDE, from the coding sequence GTGACTGTTCAGAACCGAGTGAGGGAGTATCGCAAGCGGATGCGTGCTCGCGGGTATCGTCTGGTTCAGGTGTGGGTGCCCGATGTTCGCACGGATGAGTTTGCTGCCAAGGCTCATCAGCAATCGCTGTTGGCTGCCCAGTTAGATAGTCAAAGTGATGATCAGGATTTCATTGAGGCTGTGTCTGCTGATTGGGGCGATGAGTGA
- a CDS encoding restriction endonuclease subunit S: MARKKAMPIIEDFNNIPEEALVPEREQPYTIPENWKWVRLGSIAIASKKKVDTFSDEQRYLGLENLASGGGLLGISSARDLKSPKSVFTSGHILYGRLRPYLDKHVVVSFDGICSTDIVVYCPTSAINAHYFNHWLSTSTFRSAAVEHSKGINLPRVSEATLAQFAIPLPPLAEQERIVAYLDENLGKINNVCGKLQDFLAGAEERKERLIQAGVSGHLTEDWREKHDSLSAELTSRTLKNFGSRHKETVRQSPPRIPDFDNIPTIEHPYTIPENWRWVRLGSVCEINPPKTDTSSIPPDTDVSFIPMAAVSDVTGRVENVEVRQLRQVSKGYTSFSTGDVLFAKITPCMENGKAAIVPALINGIGYGSTEFFVLRPSDALKTRLLHTFVRQKSFRARAKKVMAGAVGQQRVPKHFLQQSPLPLPPLAEQEEMVRVLDNALNSLADADSRARESLDKLNLVKQQLVSAALSGRLT; this comes from the coding sequence ATGGCTCGAAAAAAAGCTATGCCGATTATCGAGGACTTCAACAACATCCCAGAAGAAGCACTCGTACCTGAGAGAGAACAGCCCTATACGATTCCGGAAAACTGGAAGTGGGTGAGGCTTGGGTCGATAGCGATTGCATCAAAGAAAAAAGTTGACACATTTTCAGATGAACAGCGGTACCTGGGGCTTGAAAATCTCGCGAGCGGCGGTGGGCTCTTAGGCATATCATCTGCGCGTGACTTAAAAAGCCCAAAATCAGTTTTCACCTCTGGACATATCCTCTACGGGAGGCTACGCCCTTACCTAGACAAACATGTCGTTGTCAGCTTTGACGGTATTTGCTCGACAGACATCGTGGTGTACTGCCCGACTTCAGCAATTAACGCTCATTACTTCAATCATTGGCTGTCAACTAGCACATTCCGAAGTGCTGCGGTGGAGCATTCAAAGGGCATTAACCTTCCACGGGTATCCGAAGCGACCCTGGCTCAATTCGCCATCCCACTGCCACCCCTCGCCGAGCAGGAACGCATCGTTGCCTACCTCGATGAGAATCTTGGCAAAATCAACAATGTGTGCGGCAAGCTCCAGGACTTCCTCGCCGGGGCCGAAGAACGAAAAGAACGCCTCATACAAGCCGGCGTTTCCGGCCACCTGACCGAAGACTGGCGCGAAAAGCACGACTCATTAAGCGCCGAACTCACCTCACGAACGCTTAAGAATTTTGGTTCGCGACACAAAGAAACCGTTAGGCAATCACCTCCGAGAATTCCAGATTTCGACAATATCCCCACGATAGAACACCCCTACACGATTCCTGAAAACTGGAGGTGGGTACGACTCGGCTCCGTATGTGAGATAAACCCTCCAAAAACTGACACAAGCTCTATACCACCGGACACCGACGTGTCCTTCATTCCCATGGCCGCTGTATCCGATGTAACAGGCCGAGTTGAAAACGTGGAAGTTCGGCAGCTTCGACAAGTTTCAAAAGGTTACACCTCTTTTTCGACCGGAGATGTACTTTTTGCCAAAATCACACCGTGCATGGAAAACGGCAAGGCAGCAATTGTTCCAGCTCTCATCAATGGAATTGGCTATGGTTCAACCGAGTTTTTTGTACTCAGACCATCAGATGCGCTGAAGACTCGGCTCCTTCATACCTTTGTCCGTCAAAAATCTTTCCGAGCACGCGCCAAAAAGGTTATGGCTGGCGCAGTAGGCCAACAAAGAGTGCCAAAACATTTCTTACAGCAATCTCCTCTCCCTTTACCACCCCTCGCCGAGCAAGAGGAAATGGTTCGAGTGCTAGACAATGCGCTTAACAGTCTCGCCGATGCCGATTCTCGCGCGCGGGAATCGCTAGACAAGTTGAACCTCGTGAAGCAGCAGCTCGTCTCTGCTGCGTTGTCAGGACGACTCACCTAA
- a CDS encoding type II toxin-antitoxin system PemK/MazF family toxin yields MRRGELWTVAGGVYASKPRPALILQDDVFDATGSVTVLPLTSIHIAAPLIRYLVAADDISGLERDSEVMIDKLTTVRRSNVVYRVGKLTNQQMIEVERLVAVFLGLAR; encoded by the coding sequence GTGAGGCGAGGGGAACTCTGGACTGTCGCAGGTGGGGTTTATGCCTCTAAACCACGTCCGGCGTTGATTTTGCAAGATGATGTATTTGACGCCACCGGCTCTGTGACGGTTCTACCGCTGACGTCCATCCACATTGCGGCGCCGCTTATTCGTTACTTGGTTGCCGCTGATGATATCTCTGGCCTTGAGCGGGACAGCGAGGTCATGATTGACAAGCTCACAACAGTTCGACGCAGCAATGTGGTATATCGAGTCGGGAAGCTAACTAATCAGCAGATGATTGAGGTTGAACGTCTGGTGGCAGTTTTCTTAGGGTTAGCGAGATGA
- a CDS encoding N-6 DNA methylase: MNNQEVVAKLWNLSNVLRDDGITYHQYVTELTYILFLKMAKETGAESGIPAKYRWDELKAKSGIELKRFYRDLLQHLGEDARGRVREIYAGSSTNIDEPKNLEKIIKSIDALDWYSAREEGLGNLYEGLLEKNANEKKSGAGQYFTPRVLIDVMVRLIDPKPGERCNDPACGTFGFMIAASEHVRQATDELFSLSESEATFEIKEAFTGVELVHDTHRLALMNAMLHDIEAPILLGDTLSPLGKNLKGYDVVLTNPPFGTKRGGERATRDDLTFPTSNKQLNFLQHIYRSLKPGGRAAVVLPDNVLFADGDGRRIREDLMDKCNLHTILRLPTGIFYAQGVKTNVLFFERGHTDKGNTSEVWYYDLRTDMPSFGKRTPLTREHFKNFESAYLAADRAGIDDKRWTHVTRSEIKEREDTLDLGLVATEAEQIDWSTFDPAQQVLEAADLLDEAVDLLRLLAGELQTSEDE; the protein is encoded by the coding sequence ATGAATAACCAAGAAGTCGTTGCCAAGCTGTGGAACCTATCGAACGTACTCCGCGATGACGGCATCACCTATCATCAGTACGTCACCGAGCTGACCTATATCCTATTCTTGAAGATGGCTAAGGAAACCGGTGCCGAATCCGGAATCCCTGCTAAATATCGCTGGGACGAGTTGAAGGCAAAATCTGGTATTGAGCTCAAGCGCTTTTACCGGGATCTGCTCCAACATCTAGGCGAGGACGCCAGAGGACGTGTGCGGGAGATCTATGCTGGGTCATCGACCAATATTGATGAACCGAAGAACCTCGAGAAGATCATCAAGTCAATCGACGCGCTCGACTGGTACTCTGCCCGCGAAGAAGGACTCGGCAACCTATACGAGGGTCTGCTAGAGAAGAACGCCAACGAGAAGAAGTCCGGCGCCGGCCAATACTTCACCCCGCGCGTCCTAATTGACGTCATGGTGCGCCTCATCGACCCAAAGCCAGGCGAACGCTGCAATGACCCAGCCTGTGGAACATTCGGGTTCATGATTGCCGCTAGCGAGCACGTCCGGCAAGCAACCGACGAGCTTTTTAGTCTCAGCGAAAGCGAAGCCACCTTCGAGATCAAGGAGGCCTTCACTGGCGTCGAGCTCGTCCACGACACCCACCGGCTTGCCCTCATGAACGCAATGCTGCACGACATTGAAGCGCCGATTCTGCTCGGCGACACCCTCTCACCACTGGGTAAGAACCTCAAGGGATACGATGTTGTGCTCACTAACCCGCCATTCGGCACGAAACGCGGCGGCGAGCGCGCCACCCGTGACGACCTGACATTCCCAACGTCAAATAAACAGCTCAACTTCTTGCAGCACATCTATCGAAGCCTGAAACCGGGTGGGAGGGCAGCAGTCGTATTGCCTGACAATGTGCTCTTCGCGGACGGCGACGGGCGTCGTATCCGTGAAGACCTGATGGATAAGTGCAACCTGCACACTATCCTTCGCCTGCCGACAGGCATTTTCTATGCTCAAGGTGTCAAGACGAACGTTCTCTTCTTTGAACGCGGCCACACCGACAAAGGCAACACCAGCGAAGTCTGGTACTACGACTTGCGCACTGACATGCCCTCATTCGGCAAACGAACCCCGTTGACAAGAGAACATTTCAAAAACTTTGAAAGCGCTTACCTGGCTGCTGACCGAGCGGGCATTGACGACAAACGCTGGACTCATGTCACCCGCAGCGAAATCAAAGAAAGGGAAGACACCCTCGACCTCGGTTTAGTGGCGACAGAAGCTGAACAGATTGACTGGTCAACTTTCGACCCGGCGCAGCAAGTGTTAGAAGCGGCAGATCTCCTAGATGAAGCCGTCGACCTCCTCCGCTTGCTGGCGGGCGAACTTCAAACCAGCGAGGACGAGTAA
- the hsdR gene encoding type I restriction-modification system endonuclease gives MKNFAFLEKLFPSLANLGNLAEAYRQSDPNSALMKLGMLCESIVSLMFKYDQVREPYENTLVMKINTLHREGLLPKDLADIMHLVRKARNRAAHQGWGDEQTVSKYLPMVHSLAGWFAKTYMQPDLEIPQYTLTPVTHEPVDVLEGKEAQLQRQDESKAEHSTPIDKSERTSRAAWAAEKRPRTEAETRLLIDEQLRDAGWEADTENLRYACGTRPEDGRNLAIAEWPTDSTVNQRGRADYALFMGKTLVAVIEAKAYHEDIHSVLDYQASDYAKTIKPEHYSLTLGQWGEYRVPFLFATNARPYLEQFKTKSGVWFHDVRDALNAPRALHGWPSPEGLQAMLDADKDKANRTLTSYSDDLLTDPGGLNLRRYQVDAVHAAEDAIAGGQTHVLLAMATGTGKTRTVLGMIYRFLKSKRFRRVLYLVDRRALGEQALDTLKDVKLEELMSLDQLYNIRGLEAVGIDPETKIRVATVQAMVKQVFYPSDETIPAVTDYDLIIVDEAHRGYLLDKEMTEDEVLYRDQFDYQSAYRNLIDYFDATKIALTATPALHTTEIFGAPVYTYSYREAVMDGWLVDHDAPHRLTTKLSTEGISFGKGETLPIYDSQTGEITNSEKLADEVIFNIDQFNRKVITEEFNRTVLTEISHDLDPSSPDQFGKTLIYAVDDAHADMIVAILKEIYAASGVEPESIMKITGSVAGGNKTKIQEVIKRFKNERYPSIAVTVDLLTTGIDVPSITSLVFMRRVKSRILFEQMLGRATRLCPEIGKDKFDIYDPAGVYDALEQVNTMKPVAADPNTHFTDFVERLTIVESADSLKFIIEQILAKLQRRKQRMKPAVAEQITDLAGGWTISEVVKQLKQLSPKDAAAWIQDHENLFAYLDSPATGEPRRMVISHQPDKLLNHTLDFGDTDSPNNYIQEFTEFIENHTDEIAALKIICTKPATLDRRQLKSLRLALDRAGFTEQKLSSAVSKLSNKEIVADIISLVRRYAIGSPLISHSERVRYAIDKLKADHNFSKIELGCLSRIEQYLENELLLRPEVFDEDPRFRQQGGFKHVDFIFGNNLNTVINEFNTNYYDDKESVA, from the coding sequence ATGAAGAACTTTGCATTCCTAGAAAAGCTATTCCCATCGCTAGCAAACCTAGGCAACCTGGCTGAAGCATATCGACAGTCTGACCCGAACTCGGCATTAATGAAGCTGGGCATGCTCTGCGAATCCATCGTGTCTTTGATGTTCAAGTACGACCAGGTTCGAGAACCCTATGAAAACACTCTCGTAATGAAAATCAACACGTTGCACAGGGAGGGGCTTCTGCCAAAAGACTTAGCAGACATCATGCACCTAGTGCGAAAGGCCCGTAATAGGGCAGCCCACCAGGGCTGGGGCGATGAGCAAACCGTTTCAAAGTACCTCCCGATGGTACATTCCCTCGCTGGATGGTTCGCTAAAACCTATATGCAGCCTGACCTTGAGATTCCCCAATACACGCTTACGCCGGTCACTCATGAGCCCGTCGATGTACTAGAAGGTAAGGAAGCCCAGCTTCAACGCCAAGATGAGTCCAAAGCTGAGCATTCAACGCCGATAGACAAAAGCGAGCGTACCTCGCGTGCGGCTTGGGCAGCAGAAAAACGACCGAGGACTGAGGCTGAAACTCGCCTTTTAATCGATGAACAGCTACGCGACGCCGGATGGGAGGCGGACACCGAAAACCTGCGCTACGCTTGCGGGACGCGACCTGAAGATGGCCGAAACCTCGCAATCGCCGAGTGGCCAACTGACTCGACTGTAAATCAGCGTGGGCGAGCAGACTATGCCTTATTTATGGGAAAAACTTTGGTTGCGGTCATCGAAGCGAAAGCGTATCACGAGGACATCCACTCCGTTTTGGATTATCAGGCAAGTGACTACGCCAAGACGATTAAACCCGAGCACTACAGCCTGACCCTTGGCCAGTGGGGAGAGTACCGGGTGCCTTTCCTATTCGCCACTAATGCTCGTCCCTACCTGGAACAGTTCAAGACGAAATCGGGCGTGTGGTTCCATGACGTCCGAGACGCGCTCAATGCACCTCGCGCCCTCCACGGATGGCCGAGCCCAGAGGGTCTTCAGGCCATGCTGGACGCAGACAAAGACAAGGCAAATCGCACTCTCACCTCGTATAGCGATGATCTGCTTACCGACCCCGGCGGCTTGAACCTGCGTCGCTATCAGGTTGATGCGGTTCACGCTGCAGAGGATGCTATCGCTGGTGGGCAGACACACGTCTTGCTGGCGATGGCAACCGGCACAGGCAAGACTCGCACCGTCCTCGGGATGATATACCGCTTCCTGAAATCCAAGCGCTTCCGACGAGTCTTGTACCTGGTTGACCGCAGAGCTCTTGGAGAACAAGCACTCGACACATTAAAAGACGTCAAACTTGAAGAGTTGATGAGCTTAGATCAGCTTTATAACATTAGGGGTCTGGAAGCTGTTGGGATAGACCCGGAAACAAAGATTCGAGTCGCCACAGTACAAGCAATGGTGAAGCAGGTTTTTTATCCCAGTGACGAAACTATACCGGCTGTCACTGATTACGACCTGATTATCGTTGATGAAGCTCACCGCGGCTACCTCCTGGATAAGGAGATGACCGAGGACGAAGTGCTTTACCGAGATCAATTCGACTACCAGTCGGCCTACCGCAACCTGATTGACTACTTTGACGCGACCAAGATAGCGCTCACGGCAACACCAGCCCTGCACACCACAGAAATTTTCGGAGCACCTGTATACACCTACTCCTACCGGGAAGCCGTGATGGACGGCTGGCTGGTAGATCATGACGCACCGCACAGGCTCACCACGAAACTATCCACTGAAGGTATCTCTTTCGGCAAGGGCGAGACTTTGCCGATTTATGATTCACAAACCGGCGAGATTACCAACAGTGAAAAGCTCGCTGACGAGGTGATTTTTAACATTGATCAATTTAACCGTAAGGTCATCACAGAAGAATTCAATCGAACAGTATTGACCGAAATCTCCCATGACCTCGACCCGAGCTCACCCGATCAATTTGGTAAGACGCTTATTTATGCAGTCGATGATGCGCACGCGGACATGATTGTGGCGATTCTGAAAGAGATTTACGCTGCCAGCGGCGTCGAGCCAGAATCCATCATGAAGATCACCGGCAGCGTAGCGGGGGGAAACAAGACAAAAATCCAGGAGGTCATCAAGCGTTTCAAGAATGAACGCTACCCATCGATTGCCGTCACCGTTGACCTGCTAACTACTGGGATAGACGTCCCGTCCATTACTTCCCTGGTGTTCATGCGAAGAGTCAAGTCCCGCATTCTGTTCGAACAGATGCTCGGTCGCGCAACCCGTCTCTGCCCGGAGATAGGCAAAGACAAATTCGACATCTACGACCCAGCGGGAGTTTATGACGCTCTCGAACAGGTAAACACTATGAAGCCGGTTGCCGCAGACCCTAATACTCACTTCACTGACTTCGTAGAGAGGCTCACGATTGTCGAGAGCGCAGATTCTCTGAAATTCATTATTGAGCAGATACTGGCCAAACTTCAGCGTCGCAAGCAACGCATGAAGCCTGCCGTAGCCGAGCAAATCACCGACCTAGCTGGAGGATGGACGATTTCAGAGGTAGTCAAGCAGCTCAAACAGCTATCACCCAAAGACGCAGCCGCCTGGATACAAGACCATGAAAACCTATTTGCTTACTTGGACTCCCCCGCCACTGGGGAACCTCGACGCATGGTAATCTCGCACCAGCCTGACAAATTACTGAATCATACCCTCGATTTTGGTGACACCGATTCGCCAAATAATTACATACAAGAGTTCACCGAGTTCATCGAAAACCACACCGACGAGATTGCTGCCCTCAAGATCATTTGCACTAAGCCAGCTACTCTAGACCGAAGGCAGTTGAAATCGCTTAGGCTTGCACTCGACCGCGCTGGATTCACCGAACAGAAACTATCTAGCGCCGTCTCCAAACTATCCAATAAGGAAATCGTCGCCGACATCATCTCGCTCGTGCGTCGTTATGCAATCGGATCACCACTAATCAGCCACAGTGAACGTGTCCGCTATGCCATCGACAAGCTAAAAGCCGACCACAACTTTTCAAAGATTGAACTAGGATGTCTGTCGCGCATTGAACAGTACTTGGAAAATGAACTCCTCCTCAGACCAGAAGTATTCGATGAAGATCCCCGATTTCGACAACAGGGCGGCTTCAAACACGTCGATTTCATCTTCGGAAACAACCTAAATACCGTGATCAACGAATTCAATACAAATTACTATGACGATAAAGAAAGCGTGGCATGA
- a CDS encoding YifB family Mg chelatase-like AAA ATPase, producing MSASATSMALVGTQATVVEVEAALGAGLPRTILIGLPDTALYEARDRCRAAVAGAGLQWPNQLLTINLTPAALPKAGSHYDLAIVAAVLAAAEVVPQSIPAQTVFLGELGLDGRVRRVDGLLPALLGAKRSGISTAVVPANQLREAELVKGLNIWPVASIADLVETLYGRPTHYDIEPAARALVQDVKPDLADVVGQPAAAWALEVAAAGRHHIYLQGPPGVGKTMLAKRLPSILPDLNDEESLEVSALHSLVGADLSGGLITRPPFSQPHHNASMAALIGGGARIAKPGAISMAHRGVLFLDEAPEFSMRCLDALRTPLESGEVSIARSLGQVTFPARFQLVMAANPCPCGRYGVRGATCTCSPMAVKRYREKVSGPVLDRIDIQVQMRPASVALTRSEMGKSESSAVVAQRVAEARCRQAHRLRETGWRLNSEIPGYALKTLPRPEGMELLETAIQRGRLSGRGIDKVVRVAWTLADLAGAPKPRKEDLMGAMSLRVGDECGVCV from the coding sequence ATGAGTGCCTCAGCCACCTCAATGGCTTTAGTCGGCACCCAAGCTACAGTAGTAGAAGTTGAGGCTGCGCTCGGCGCTGGTCTGCCGCGAACTATTCTCATCGGATTGCCAGATACCGCCCTCTATGAGGCTAGAGATCGTTGTCGAGCTGCCGTCGCTGGAGCCGGCCTGCAATGGCCAAACCAATTATTAACTATCAACTTGACTCCCGCCGCTTTGCCTAAAGCTGGTAGTCACTATGATTTAGCGATTGTTGCTGCGGTGCTGGCTGCCGCCGAGGTAGTGCCACAAAGTATCCCCGCGCAAACCGTATTCTTGGGTGAACTTGGTTTAGATGGGCGGGTTAGGCGCGTTGATGGTTTATTGCCTGCTCTCCTTGGAGCCAAACGCTCCGGTATATCGACTGCTGTCGTTCCTGCTAATCAGTTACGCGAAGCAGAGCTAGTCAAGGGGCTAAACATCTGGCCAGTAGCCAGTATTGCTGATCTAGTAGAGACGCTGTATGGGCGGCCAACCCATTACGATATTGAGCCAGCAGCTAGGGCACTTGTTCAAGATGTCAAACCTGATTTAGCTGATGTTGTTGGTCAACCTGCCGCCGCTTGGGCTTTAGAGGTTGCTGCTGCCGGGCGACACCATATCTATCTGCAAGGTCCGCCTGGGGTGGGTAAAACAATGCTGGCCAAACGATTGCCGTCAATCTTGCCAGATCTCAATGATGAGGAATCTTTGGAGGTTTCGGCTCTGCACTCACTTGTCGGCGCTGATTTGAGTGGCGGGCTAATAACGCGTCCACCATTTTCTCAACCGCACCACAACGCCTCGATGGCCGCGCTGATTGGCGGAGGAGCCCGAATTGCCAAGCCAGGAGCCATTTCGATGGCGCATAGGGGAGTGCTATTCCTAGATGAGGCACCCGAGTTCTCGATGCGATGCCTAGACGCATTAAGGACGCCGTTGGAGTCCGGTGAAGTTTCTATCGCAAGGTCGCTAGGGCAAGTCACTTTTCCAGCCAGATTTCAGCTAGTTATGGCTGCTAACCCGTGTCCGTGCGGACGCTATGGGGTGCGTGGTGCGACCTGCACCTGTTCTCCGATGGCGGTGAAACGGTATCGTGAGAAGGTTTCGGGGCCGGTACTTGACCGCATAGATATTCAGGTGCAAATGCGCCCGGCTAGCGTGGCTTTGACTAGATCCGAGATGGGTAAGTCCGAATCAAGCGCTGTCGTTGCGCAGCGAGTTGCAGAAGCTAGATGTCGTCAAGCCCATCGGCTCAGGGAAACTGGGTGGCGGCTCAATAGCGAAATACCTGGGTACGCCTTAAAAACATTGCCGAGGCCAGAGGGTATGGAGTTATTAGAGACTGCAATTCAACGTGGTCGCTTATCGGGACGCGGTATCGACAAGGTAGTTCGTGTTGCTTGGACGCTAGCTGATTTAGCGGGGGCGCCAAAACCTAGAAAAGAAGACCTTATGGGTGCTATGTCCTTGCGGGTCGGTGATGAATGCGGAGTGTGTGTATGA
- a CDS encoding ribonuclease HII, with product MIYPYEEALAKAGFDRIAGADEAGRGACAGPLVAAAVILSTDSKRHIDGLKDSKLLTAAQRNRLYDQILANAQAVASVEISPAQCDALGMQEADLQGLRRALLRLDPQPNFALTDGFFVPGLPMESLALWKGDQIAQCVAAASIVAKVRRDRLMIELDAKYPGYGFGVHKGYVTKLHTQRLTEMGPCEIHRFSYANVQRAVKRH from the coding sequence ATGATCTATCCCTACGAGGAAGCTCTGGCTAAAGCCGGGTTTGACCGTATTGCTGGCGCGGACGAAGCTGGACGCGGCGCCTGTGCCGGCCCGCTAGTTGCGGCTGCCGTTATTTTGTCCACCGATTCAAAACGCCACATTGACGGGTTGAAGGATTCTAAATTGTTGACTGCTGCTCAACGCAATCGTCTCTACGACCAGATTCTGGCCAACGCCCAGGCGGTCGCGTCAGTGGAAATATCACCTGCACAGTGTGATGCCTTAGGAATGCAAGAAGCAGATTTGCAGGGGCTTAGAAGAGCCCTGCTGCGACTAGATCCGCAACCCAATTTTGCTTTAACTGATGGTTTCTTTGTTCCAGGTCTACCTATGGAGTCTTTGGCGTTGTGGAAGGGCGACCAAATCGCGCAATGTGTGGCAGCTGCGTCAATAGTGGCTAAAGTGCGTCGTGATCGGTTGATGATTGAGCTTGACGCTAAATATCCCGGTTACGGGTTCGGCGTGCATAAAGGGTATGTGACGAAGTTACATACCCAAAGACTGACTGAAATGGGGCCATGCGAAATTCATCGATTCAGTTACGCAAACGTGCAGCGAGCCGTCAAAAGGCACTAA
- the lepB gene encoding signal peptidase I, with protein MNDTGERTKFEDFDPSGNPAPVPAPPKASQSFWRRMLVNLVQVFLTVLVALIIVALARAFIFQIFRVPSGSMEQTLQLRDRIAAVRVADWSRGDVVVFEDKNNWLGGPQITTSPFLRGLEKIGLLPNSEHSYLVKRVIGLPGDNVKCCSPNGKLTVNGKELTEDDYLYRNPDGSRVAPSEISFDVTVPADHIFVMGDHRDRSGDSRIHMCEVSAQGTGWAGFIPQDAVVGPVKAVVLPFNRTHGLTRPATFADIPDPTEPAPEAPVLSGNTCK; from the coding sequence GTGAATGATACGGGTGAGCGGACGAAGTTCGAGGATTTCGACCCCAGCGGAAATCCGGCGCCTGTCCCGGCGCCTCCTAAGGCTAGCCAGAGTTTTTGGCGGCGCATGTTGGTCAACCTCGTTCAGGTGTTCTTGACGGTTTTGGTTGCCCTCATAATTGTTGCTTTAGCTAGGGCGTTTATTTTCCAGATTTTTCGCGTTCCTTCCGGGTCCATGGAGCAAACCCTTCAGCTACGCGACCGTATTGCTGCCGTCCGGGTAGCCGATTGGTCTCGCGGCGACGTGGTAGTTTTCGAGGACAAAAACAATTGGTTGGGTGGGCCGCAAATCACCACTAGCCCTTTCCTACGCGGATTAGAGAAGATTGGCCTGCTGCCTAATTCTGAGCACTCTTACTTGGTAAAAAGGGTTATCGGATTGCCAGGTGACAACGTCAAATGCTGTAGTCCGAATGGCAAATTGACGGTAAATGGAAAAGAGCTAACCGAAGATGACTACCTCTACCGCAACCCAGACGGCTCGCGAGTAGCGCCGTCCGAGATATCTTTCGATGTCACTGTGCCTGCAGATCATATCTTCGTTATGGGCGATCACCGCGACAGATCAGGGGATTCTAGAATCCACATGTGCGAAGTATCCGCCCAAGGCACGGGCTGGGCTGGGTTTATTCCCCAAGATGCTGTAGTCGGCCCGGTAAAAGCAGTTGTTCTGCCGTTTAATCGAACCCACGGTTTAACACGTCCGGCAACATTTGCTGACATTCCAGACCCTACTGAGCCAGCACCCGAAGCCCCAGTGCTAAGCGGCAATACCTGCAAATGA
- a CDS encoding YraN family protein, producing the protein MRNALLVGRNGEDIAKDYLNSLGWRVITRNWRCDFGEIDIGALEPVAAGPPTAVVVEVKTRSGLGYGDPLEAITFDKAARLSRLAARWAANLDLPYRGLRVDGVAILLRRGFSPLIRHVKNIGGAR; encoded by the coding sequence ATGAGAAATGCTTTGTTAGTTGGACGTAATGGCGAAGATATTGCCAAAGACTATTTGAACTCACTCGGCTGGCGGGTCATCACCCGTAATTGGCGTTGCGATTTTGGCGAAATAGATATTGGTGCCCTTGAGCCGGTTGCTGCCGGGCCACCAACGGCCGTTGTTGTCGAGGTAAAGACGCGCTCAGGTTTGGGTTACGGCGACCCGCTGGAGGCCATAACTTTTGACAAAGCCGCCAGACTGTCTCGCTTGGCTGCGCGGTGGGCAGCCAACCTTGATTTGCCTTACCGAGGTTTAAGGGTGGACGGGGTAGCCATTTTATTAAGACGTGGTTTTAGCCCGCTGATTAGGCATGTCAAAAACATTGGTGGTGCTCGATGA
- a CDS encoding DUF2469 domain-containing protein, producing MSAEDLESYENRLELELYREYKDVVDIFTYAVETERRFYLCNAVDLKVRTEGGDVYYEVSMADAWVWDMYRPARFVKSAKVLTFRDVSIEELQHRDLQIPDRN from the coding sequence ATGAGCGCTGAGGATTTGGAAAGTTACGAGAACCGACTTGAGCTCGAGCTTTACCGAGAGTACAAGGACGTAGTTGATATCTTCACCTACGCCGTCGAGACTGAGCGCCGTTTCTATCTATGCAATGCGGTTGATTTGAAGGTACGCACTGAAGGTGGCGACGTCTACTACGAGGTTTCGATGGCAGACGCTTGGGTATGGGATATGTATCGACCAGCGAGATTTGTGAAGTCTGCCAAGGTACTGACTTTCCGTGACGTTTCAATCGAAGAGCTCCAGCACCGTGATCTTCAAATCCCTGATCGAAATTAA